A stretch of the Sylvia atricapilla isolate bSylAtr1 chromosome 30, bSylAtr1.pri, whole genome shotgun sequence genome encodes the following:
- the GLMP gene encoding glycosylated lysosomal membrane protein, whose amino-acid sequence MAAGAGLALLAALLAAAGAERGRKVSMQYNPGWNGSSVNLLHVRAAGPGDSLHYVWSSIGAPAVLLVATQSPSSDLRVNWTQLLSANPAGAIWIDPPDSVVYSTAVVFTKLFEFSEAKPLGKLFYPTYELSEFSWDSLNHTLNHTALTAELRGVPATDPGGGFSNGSLAFRVTAYESGGRDGHLPSLLHTANSSQLEFLLAGVAPRGNSSRFVLEVATVEEAGAVRRLQSERSIDDEYTPTIFEVLSLVAEPQNGSSTLGFLQWKATAYGSASPRREDGIQCRAQGLQAANWSLPTSSIVQAYFGDSLGSTCTISALNVSFGGEEGEVYREKRYLSWSVLLGFGEPPRDTFSPLVISITAVALGTPLAMLLLGSCLVLLAQRRRYSEYEPIN is encoded by the exons ATGGCCGCCGGTGCGGGGCTGGCGCTGCTGGCGGCGCTGCtggcggcggccggggccgagcggggccggaAG gtgtccaTGCAGTACAACCCCGGCTGGAACGGCTCCTCCGTGAACCTGCTGCACgtgcgggcggcggggcccggggacAGCCTGCACTACGTGTGGAGCAGCATCGGGGCCCCCGCCGTGCTCCTGGTGGCcacccagagccccagcagtgaCCTGAGGGTCAACTGGACACAGCTGCTCTCAGCCAACCCTGCTGGAGCCATCTGGATCGACCCTCCGGACAGCGTGGTCTATTCCACGGCCGTGGTCTTCACCAAG CTGTTCGAGTTCAGCGAGGCCAAACCTTTGGGAAAGCTCTTCTACCCCACCTATGAGCTGTCTGAGTTCTCCTGGGACAGCCTCAACCACACCCTGAACCACACGGCGCTGACGGCCGAGCTCCGCGGGGTCCCGGCCACCGACCCCGGTGGTGGCTTCTCCAACGGCAGCCTGGCGTTCCGG GTGACAGCCTACGAGTCCGGTGGCCGCGATGGACACCTGCCCAGCCTCCTGCACACGGCcaacagctcccagctggaattcctgctggctGGGGTGGCCCCGCGAGGGAACAGCTCCCGCTTTGTGCTGGAGGTGGCCACGGTGGAGGAGGCGGGGGCGGTGAGGAGGCTGCAGTCTGAGAGATCCATCGATGACGAGTACACGCCCACCATCTTCGAG gtgCTGTCCCTGGTAGCTGAGCCGCAGAACGGCAGCTCCACGCTGGGCTTCCTGCAGTGGAAAGCCACAGCCTACGGCTCCGCAAGCCCCCGGCGTGAGGACGGGATCCAGTGCCgggctcaggggctgcaggcGGCCAACTGGAGCCTGCCCACGTCCAGCATCGTCCAGGCCTACTTTGGGGACAGTTTGGGCAGCACCTGCACCATCAGCGCCCTCAATGTGTCCtttgggggagaggagggagaggtgtACCGGGAGAAACGATACCTCAGCTG GTCggtgctgctgggctttggggagccccccagggacaccttctccCCGCTGGTGATCTCCATCACGGCCGTGGCGCTGGGCACCCCCctggccatgctgctgctgggcagctgcctggtgctgctggcgCAGAGGAGACGCTACTCGGAGTACGAGCCCATCAACTGA
- the LOC136372994 gene encoding induced myeloid leukemia cell differentiation protein Mcl-1 homolog — MFAVKPKAVIGFNLYCGGSPALSPGGPGERPEPAAAAASEAPRERSGPAAGRAEPPRALIGCGAPPRSLIGCGATLWRPEEELDGCEPEGERGPAADSLPGTPPGPPDGLRQDSLELISRYLREVTGEAEPASKKLFPGLLGGPGRPGSAGDAVMEKALETLRRVGDGVMRKHELAFQGMLRKLEIQQEEDLQSVVEVAAHVFSDGVTNWGRVVTLISFGAFVAKHLKSIKQEQSISSLAGIITDALVSSKREWLESQRGWEGFVDFFRVEDLEGSIRNVLMAFAGVAGLGAGLAYMIR, encoded by the exons ATGTTCGCCGTGAAGCCGAAAGCCGTTATCGGCTTCAATCTGTACTGCGGCGGCTCCCCGGCGCTGAGCCCCGGCGGGCCCGGGGAGCGCCCGgagcccgcggccgccgccgcctcagAGGCGCCGCGCGAGCGCTCCGggcccgccgccggccgcgccGAGCCTCCCCGCGCGCTGATTGGCTGCGGCGCGCCGCCTCGCTCGCTGATTGGCTGCGGCGCGACTCTCTGGCGCCCCGAGGAGGAGCTGGACGGCTGCGAGCCTGAGGgcgagcgcggccccgccgcagACTCGCTGCCGGGGacccccccgggaccccccgaCGGCCTCCGGCAGGACTCGCTGGAGCTCATCAGCCGCTACCTGCGAGAAGTGACCGGCGAGGCAGAACCCGCTTCCAAGAAACTTTTCCCGGGGCTCCTAGGCGGTCCCGGTCGGCCCGGCTCGGCGGGAGATGCGGTGATGGAGAAAGCTTTGGAGACGCTGCGGAGAGTCGGCGACGGCGTGATGAGGAAACACGAGCTCGCTTTtcaag GAATGCTGCGGAAGCTGGAGATCCAGCAAGAGGAAGATCTGCAGTCGGTGGTGGAGGTGGCTGCCCACGTCTTCAGCGACGGGGTGACCAACTGGGGCCGTGTGGTGACACTCATCTCCTTCGGAGCCTTCGTGGCCAAGCACCTGAAGAGCAtcaagcaggagcagagcatcAGCTCCTTGGCCGGGATCATCACCGACGCCCTGGTCTCCTCCAAGAGGGAGTGGCTCGAGAGCCAGAGGGGCTGG gaGGGCTTTGTGGACTTCTTCCGAGTGGAGGACCTGGAGGGCAGCATCCGGAACGTGCTGATGGCCTTTGCAGGAGTGGCTGGCCTGGGGGCTGGCTTGGCCTACATGATCCggtga